CTGGTATTTACAGAAGCGAGTGAAGTAGTATTTTTAGCAGTAAAACCACAGGTATTCAGTGCGATCGCTCAAGAATTAGCAGACGTTCTGACTATCCAAATATCGCCCCTAGTAATTTCGATTTTAGCTGGAGTATCCTTAAGCCAACTAGAATCAGCATTTCCCCAGTTACCAGTCATTCGAGCCATGCCCAACACCCCAGCCACAGTGGGGGCGGGAATTACCGCCATGTGTTTAGGTGCATACACCAGCCCCAAGCATCACAAAATAGCACATCAAGTTTTTTCGGCAGTGGGACAAGTGGTAGAAGTTTCCGAAATGCTCATGGATGCAGTCACAGGACTATCTGGTAGTGGCCCTGCTTACGTAGCCTTGATGGTAGAATCTCTGGCTGATGGGGGAGTAGCCGCCGGACTACCCAGAGGTATCGCCAATCAACTAGCTTTACAAACTGTATTAGGAACCGCGACACTGTTGCAAGAAAACAAAATCCACCCCGCAGAACTCAAAGACAGTGTTACCAGTCCCGGTGGTACAACAATAGCTGGAATTGCCCAACTCGAAAAAGCCGGATTCCGTTCAGCTGTGATTGAAGCAGTCAAAGCGGCAGCACTGCGATCGCAAGAACTGGGAAAATGAGGGAGTAGGGAGTAGGGAGTGGGGAGTGTGGTCCGTGGGGAGAAGAGGAACGGGGGCAGGGGGCAGGGGGCAGGGGAGAAGAGGAACGGTTGTTAAGTACACTCCCCCTTGCTCCGGTGCTCCGGTGCGCCCCTGCTTCTTCTGGGGAGTGGTTCGTGTGGTCCGTGTGGTCCGTGTGGGGAGAAGACAGTAACTTCCTAATGACCAATGACCAATGACCCATGACCAATGACCAATGACCAATGACTAATGACTAACGAAGTTGACAAAATAGCCGTTAATATAGTAAAAAGTCCGGTTGCAAATTTGATTGAGTGAATTATCCCGCACCATCTCCAGAACTTGACTTAGGGTTAATATTTCCCTTTGAATTGGATCAATTCCAAAAAGATGCGATCGCGTCCCTAAATTCTGGACGCTCCGTAGTCGTATGTGCGCCCACAGGTTCGGGCAAAACTTTAGTTGGGGAATATGCCATCTATCGAGCCTTATCACGAGGGAAACGTGTGTTTTACACCACACCCCTCAAGGCATTGTCAAACCAGAAATTACGCGATTTTCGTGAGCAATTTGGGTATGACCAAGTTGGACTGTTAACAGGAGATATTTCTATTAACAGGGACGCACCAATTCTGGTAATGACAACAGAAATATTCCGGAATATGCTCTATGGTACACCCATCGGGCAAATTGGTATTTCCTTAGTAGACGTAGAAGCGGTGGTACTAGATGAATGCCACTACATGAACGATCGCCAACGCGGTACAGTTTGGGAAGAATCCATTATTTACTGTCCTCGTGAAATTCAACTAGCAGCCCTTTCCGCAACAGTTGCCAACAGCGACCAACTCACCGACTGGCTAAATCGCGTTCACGGTCCCACAGACCTGATTTATTCCGATTTTCGTCCCGTTCCCTTAGAATTTTACTATTGCAATCCTAAA
The window above is part of the Nodularia spumigena CCY9414 genome. Proteins encoded here:
- the proC gene encoding pyrroline-5-carboxylate reductase produces the protein MTIKFGLIGGGVMGEALLSRLIAREIYQASEVIVSEPLPTRQSYLRQKYNVNVTTDNGLVFTEASEVVFLAVKPQVFSAIAQELADVLTIQISPLVISILAGVSLSQLESAFPQLPVIRAMPNTPATVGAGITAMCLGAYTSPKHHKIAHQVFSAVGQVVEVSEMLMDAVTGLSGSGPAYVALMVESLADGGVAAGLPRGIANQLALQTVLGTATLLQENKIHPAELKDSVTSPGGTTIAGIAQLEKAGFRSAVIEAVKAAALRSQELGK